In Thamnophis elegans isolate rThaEle1 chromosome 4, rThaEle1.pri, whole genome shotgun sequence, the following proteins share a genomic window:
- the DACT2 gene encoding dapper homolog 2, with amino-acid sequence MLPGRQQQQRPGGWDRCRVSERLQAALAGLQELQVLREKQRALVSEALAMQRPGEESQAQNKEQRLEATLTALKEQLSRLRRQDVGLKTHLDQLDQQISELKLDVGKTSIEYLDSDSRPSSGFYDLSDGGSCSLSNSCTSVFSESISSSHASLLPSSQLSKTHLSIFDYRPKSADETTVRTQFQQEGPHSGDGCQSKACLDVSGTPSKSRPRPVSTGDLERLNLVDAGFPKVTDLKASPQLGSGGEVQFYCMDPKYQSNLVSKSGNDVYPYPSPLHAVALQSPLFSLAESEGRPLLKGAPHFMGPSLIKTRPLMELRPGGYINKLLQLTRSKGNYPASYPAEFSEKGPAKNQPLTMLQRLIIIPSPGGVKINSSSSSSSQLEKQRAPLPCNKGDGKPPRDVPEGECAKQTEIVHSVNVEQAGSLADTESSPAVNGSYPAKPSVWDSPVTEAGESSLERSSSCSPFGVDDSNLSLPNTWVASAKKSHKKSLRAIKPEEPESAPQEELVHAKFIPTESHQVRVRFANSKVKPVKMKRRNSEKVLRPGRQVLYVEKPRGVHQLAAKLPLEWSLSQRQLRGRHLIRRPTFAGESTGRSCSESSLYPVPFGIPQTLSRSELCRASANAMYSFEAAYSDPMIKKKQRKWQSTVEISAKTQVSSLSSSLALGPPKQGKRAGILRTVTMRAESKKGFPLHPGAYAKSESDHSEYSAECASLFHSTIAETSEGEISDYTTNRFGDSESSDSDSEEGSSSSSSSSSLTLDYADEIHEHEMIWPTSTGKQAAAGQALAKPLPPVPKLCRIKASKALKKKIRRFQPSSLKVMTMV; translated from the exons ATGCTCCCGGGGAGGCAGCAGCAACAGCGCCCGGGCGGCTGGGACCGCTGCAGGGTCAGCGAGAGACTGCAAGCCGCCCTGGCCGGCCTCCAGGAACTCCAGGTGCTGCGGGAAAAACAGCGGGCGCTGGTGAGCGAGGCTTTGGCCATGCAGCGGCCAGGCGAGGAGAGCCAGGCACAGAACAAGGAGCAGCGCCTGGAAGCCACCCTCACCGCCCTGAAGGAGCAACTG TCACGGCTAAGGAGACAAGATGTGGGACTGAAAACTCATCTGGATCAATTGGACCAGCAGATCAGTGAACTGAAGTTGGATGTCGGCAAAACTTCCATTGAATATCTTGATAGTGATAGTAGGCCCAGTTCAG GTTTTTATGATCTGAGTGATGGTGGCTCCTGCTCTCTGTCTAATTCCTGCACATCTGTCTTCAGTGAATCCATTTCCTCCTCCCATGCCAGTTTGTTACCAAGTTCTCAGCTCTCCAAAACCCATCTCAGCATCTTTGATTACCGACCCAAATCTGCAGATGAAACCACAGTGCGCACCCAGTTCCAACAGGAGGGACCTCATAGCGGTGATGGATGCCAAAGCAAAGCTTGCCTAGATGTTTCAGGCACTCCAAGCAAATCCAGACCAAGGCCTGTTTCTACTG GTGACCTTGAAAGACTCAACTTGGTGGATGCTGGATTCCCAAAAGTCACTGACCTCAAGGCCTCTCCCCAGCTTGGTTCAGGAGGAGAAGTCCAATTTTACTGCATGGACCCCAAATACCAAAGCAATTTGGTCTCCAAAAGTGGGAACGATGTGTATCCTTATCCTAGCCCTCTTCATGCAGTTGCTTTACAGAGTCCCCTTTTCTCCCTGGCAGAATCAGAGGGCCGCCCTTTACTTAAAGGTGCACCTCATTTCATGGGGCCCAGTTTGATTAAGACTCGGCCACTTATGGAACTCAGGCCAGGGGGTTATATCAACAAACTGCTGCAGCTGACACGCAGCAAAGGAAACTATCCTGCCAGCTATCCTGCCGAGTTCAGTGAGAAAGGTCCAGCAAAGAATCAGCCACTCACAATGCTCCAGAGACTCATTATTATCCCCAGTCCTGGTGGAGTGAAAattaacagcagcagcagcagcagcagccagctGGAAAAACAGAGGGCCCCACTGCCTTGTAATAAAGGCGATGGGAAGCCACCAAGGGACGTGCCTGAAGGGGAATGTGCCAAACAGACAGAGATTGTGCATAGTGTGAATGTAGAGCAGGCAGGTTCACTGGCTGACACAGAGTCTTCACCAGCTGTGAATGGCTCTTACCCTGCTAAGCCATCTGTGTGGGACTCTCCTGTCACTGAAGCTGGGGAAAGCAGCCTGGAACGCAGCTCTTCCTGCTCCCCGTTTGGAGTGGATGATTCCAACTTGAGCCTCCCAAACACCTGGGTTGCTTCTGCCAAAAAATCTCACAAGAAATCCCTGAGAGCCATAAAGCCCGAAGAACCTGAGTCTGCGCCTCAGGAGGAATTGGTGCACGCCAAGTTCATCCCTACCGAGTCCCATCAAGTTCGAGTCAGGTTTGCCAATTCTAAGGTGAAGCCTgtgaagatgaagaggaggaatagTGAGAAGGTGCTGAGGCCGGGGAGGCAGGTGCTTTATGTGGAGAAGCCACGTGGGGTTCACCAGCTTGCTGCCAAATTGCCTCTTGAGTGGAGTCTGTCTCAGAGACAGCTCAGGGGAAGGCATCTAATTCGGAGGCCTACCTTTGCAGGGGAAAGTACTGGGAGATCCTGCTCTGAGTCCAGTCTGTATCCTGTGCCATTCGGCATCCCTCAAACACTCTCCAGGTCTGAACTCTGCAGAGCGTCTGCTAATGCCATGTATTCCTTTGAAGCAGCTTATTCTGACCCcatgattaaaaaaaagcagCGCAAATGGCAATCCACAGTGGAGATCTCAGCAAAAACCCAAGTTTCCAGCCTTTCTAGTAGCCTTGCCTTGGGACCACCGAAACAGGGAAAGAGAGCTGGGATTTTGCGTACTGTAACCATGAGAGCCGAGTCCAAAAAAGGCTTCCCTCTTCATCCAGGGGCCTACGCCAAAAGTGAGTCTGACCATTCAGAGTATTCTGCTGAATGTGCATCACTTTTCCACTCCACCATTGCAGAGACCAGTGAAGGAGAAATTAGTGACTATACAACCAACCGCTTTGGGGACAGTGAATCCAGTGATAGTGATTCAGAGGagggcagtagcagcagcagcagcagcagcagcctgactcTTGATTATGCCGATGAGATCCATGAGCATGAAATGATCTGGCCCACATCTACAGGCAAGCAGGCAGCCGCTGGTCAAGCCTTGGCCAAGCCTCTACCACCAGTGCCCAAACTCTGCCGCATCAAAGCATCAAAGGCTCTCAAGAAGAAAATTAGGAGATTCCAGCCTAGTTCCCTGAAAGTGATGACCATGGTTTAA